A region from the Lemur catta isolate mLemCat1 chromosome 7, mLemCat1.pri, whole genome shotgun sequence genome encodes:
- the CCDC87 gene encoding coiled-coil domain-containing protein 87: MEREKPESELQRFYQRLLRPLSLFPPRATPPAPQKRRPQEGRVLQTFPLAKLKVAPLCHQVSKLLAGSGLAARVTTEARRRLIQVILDELKCSWREPPAELSLSYRNNVRLRKRLESHVLLSSEQLFLRYLHLLVTMSTPSPVFTESATLTRLTASLARDCTLFLTSPDVYRCLLADFLALLKVEQVRAGVDKLRPVCPTGVFKLCPIPWPHSTGFAHVPCSSLNLNYLIQLSRPPEFLSEPTLDPVKELKSIPQLKRRKPLRWLPSLGKKREIDITASQIVSPPSFSVTPTSGASLFPTSPLNSQLRRGQSMPSLHEGWKLADELGLPPLPRRPLTPLVLAAESKPELAGDTVAKDLKQLMKIMKLKWMQYPPLDSCLPPLLGVVTHRPAAGHRMEELQRMLKNLQEDEASGKWDLQPPKSPPLQPQPWTITLKLRNEIVVRAAAVRVSDRNLLDSFHVEGARVLYNHLADELDPKVIEEMDIDLFIGSNIREVYKELMSRVSTNHFHFDQGPLVENAANKDWSAFLSSAFLRQEKQSRIINPELAGLYSQRADALQCSPETVPSLTLPQAGKSWEKWSNKTSWMTWRKTALSVDDYFKYLANHETDFLHVIFQMYEEEVPVEIVAPVKDSLEIQHPPPLLEYEEPDFVPGEWDWNTVLEHRLGAGKTNLGEPHEILSLQKRLERLWSMLEVPDKDRLDMAIKYSSNARLRQLPSLVSAWEQALKPIQLRETLLGRLEWFERQASNPNRFFQKTYWSLSQPLEENHVRSRLHRKLNLVESSLASLLEEIELIFGEPVIFKGRRYLDKMKHDKVEMLYWLQQQRRVHHLLRAQKASRHSALLRRLSSQSLVAPGNTPITL; encoded by the coding sequence ATGGAGCGGGAGAAGCCCGAGTCTGAACTCCAGCGGTTTTACCAGCGGTTGCTGCGTCCGCTGTCGCTCTTTCCCCCAAGGGCGACGCCCCCAGCGCCTCAGAAGCGCCGCCCGCAGGAGGGCCGGGTTCTGCAGACCTTCCCTCTCGCGAAGCTGAAGGTAGCGCCGCTGTGCCACCAGGTGTCCAAGCTGCTGGCCGGCAGCGGGCTGGCAGCACGGGTGACTACCGAGGCCCGACGCCGTCTCATCCAGGTCATCCTGGACGAGCTAAAGTGCAGCTGGCGGGAGCCTCCCGCCGAACTTAGTCTGAGCTACAGGAACAACGTGAGGCTGCGGAAGAGGCTGGAGTCCCACGTGCTGCTCAGCAGTGAGCAGCTCTTCTTACGCTACCTGCACCTGCTGGTGACCATGTCGACCCCCTCTCCGGTCTTCACTGAGTCAGCCACCCTCACCCGGTTGACCGCCAGCCTCGCCAGGGACTGCACACTTTTCCTCACCAGTCCCGACGTCTACCGTTGCCTCCTCGCCGACTTCCTGGCCTTGCTGAAGGTAGAGCAGGTCCGCGCTGGCGTGGACAAGCTGCGTCCCGTCTGCCCCACTGGGGTTTTCAAGCTGTGCCCAATCCCCTGGCCTCACAGCACTGGCTTCGCCCATGTGCCATGCTCTAGCCTCAACTTGAACTACCTCATTCAACTCAGCCGCCCGCCAGAGTTTCTCAGCGAGCCCACACTGGATCCAGTGAAGGAATTGAAGTCCATCCCTCAGCTGAAGAGGAGAAAGCCTCTCCGCTGGCTGCCCTCcctaggaaagaagagagaaatcgACATTACTGCATCACAGATTGTGTCACCGCCCAGCTTCTCAGTGACTCCCACCAGCGgggcttcccttttccccacttcACCTCTCAACTCCCAGCTCCGGAGAGGCCAGTCCATGCCCTCTCTGCATGAGGGCTGGAAGCTGGCAGACGAGTTGGGCCTTCCTCCACTCCCACGTCGTCCCTTAACCCCTCTGGTCTTGGCTGCAGAGAGCAAACCAGAGCTGGCTGGGGACACTGTGGCTAAGGATCTGAAGCAGTTGATGAAAATCATGAAATTGAAGTGGATGCAATACCCACCACTGGACTCATGTCTGCCCCCTCTCCTAGGGGTTGTGACCCACCGCCCAGCTGCAGGGCATCGCATGGAGGAGCTGCAGAGGATGCTGAAGAACCTCCAGGAGGATGAAGCCTCTGGAAAGTGGGACCTCCAACCCCCCAAATCCCCTCCACTTCAACCACAGCCATGGACCATTACTTTGAAGCTAAGAAATGAGATTGTGGTCCGGGCAGCTGCTGTACGGGTCTCTGATAGAAACTTACTGGATTCTTTCCATGTTGAGGGGGCCAGAGTCCTGTACAACCACCTGGCTGATGAACTGGACCCCAAAGTCATTGAAGAAATGGATATTGATCTGTTTATTGGCAGTAATATCAGGGAGGTCTACAAGGAGTTGATGAGCCGTGTCTCTACTAACCACTTCCATTTTGACCAGGGGCCCCTGGTTGAGAATGCAGCAAATAAAGACTGGTCGGCCTTCCTGTCCTCAGCCTTTCTACGTCAAGAAAAACAGTCTCGAATCATCAACCCTGAGCTGGCTGGTCTTTACTCCCAGAGAGCAGATGCTTTACAGTGCAGCCCTGAGACGGTGCCCTCCCTCACATTACCCCAAGCTGGCAAAAGCTGGGAGAAGTGGTCAAACAAGACCTCATGGATGACCTGGAGGAAAACTGCCTTATCTGTGGACGACTACTTCAAGTACCTTGCCAACCATGAGACAGATTTCCTCCATGTCATTTTCCAAATGTATGAAGAAGAAGTTCCTGTGGAGATAGTGGCCCCTGTCAAAGATTCCCTAGAGATTCAGCACCCTCCCCCCTTGCTAGAATATGAAGAGCCAGACTTTGTGCCAGGAGAGTGGGACTGGAACACGGTGCTGGAGCACAGGCTAGGAGCTGGGAAGACCAATCTGGGAGAACCCCACGAAATCCTGAGCTTACAGAAGCGTCTGGAACGACTGTGGTCTATGCTTGAGGTCCCTGACAAGGACCGGCTGGACATGGCCATCAAGTATAGCTCCAATGCCCGTCTGAGACAACTGCCCTCGTTGGTGAGTGCCTGGGAGCAGGCTCTGAAGCCCATTCAGCTGCGGGAGACATTGCTGGGGAGGCTGGAGTGGTTTGAGCGACAAGCCTCCAACCCCAATCGTTTCTTCCAAAAGACTTACTGGAGCCTGAGTCAGCCCCTGGAGGAGAATCATGTCCGAAGCCGTCTCCACAGGAAGCTCAATCTAGTAGAATCTTCTTTGGCTTCCCTGCTGGAAGAGATTGAGTTAATTTTTGGTGAGCCAGTGATCTTCAAAGGGCGGCGCTACCTGGATAAAATGAAGCATGACAAAGTGGAGATGCTCTACTGGCTGCAACAACAGCGGCGAGTTCACCACTTGCTCCGGGCCCAGAAGGCTTCCCGCCATTCAGCCCTGCTCCGGAGGCTCAGCAGCCAGTCTTTAGTAGCTCCTGGGAATACTCCCATTACACTTTGA